In Gadus morhua chromosome 2, gadMor3.0, whole genome shotgun sequence, a single window of DNA contains:
- the saxo3 gene encoding stabilizer of axonemal microtubules 3, translated as MGLAEPRGGEIPQTSYEIGLRYSRPPPFKVEVVGKDGPLPPILQRVARSAPAAPGTTSGTAHAGRPQAGWQVQTRYPKAPPHWTSHRIAPLAQRLKECPSLRVLSAPLSEARDRYRGLQAPHPPVPQHYDTLRSLYEQLDSARWLVEPPVSTAHASFRRFQRSELSAPSRLDVPPAYSPHPARVRVAPSPPRRGAPHLEPSPSMRPLADLLLADSSGSEYRSSFSQAHPRVDTTVLTPASSNQEGSGTQGAGPPHPSDVRLAVFAVPQMYATESDGYGSGRPRVV; from the exons ATGGGTCTCGCTGAGCCACGGGGCGGAGAGATCCCGCAGACCAGCTATGAGATCGGCCTCAGGTACTCGCGACCTCCACCcttcaaggtggaggtggtcgGCAAG GACGGACcccttcccccaattcttcAGCGGGTCGCCCGTTCAGCTCCCGCGGCCCCGGGCACCACGTCGGGGACAGCGCACGCCGGGCGGCCCCAGGCCGGCTGGCAGGTCCAGACCCGTTACCCCAAGGCTCCCCCACACTGGACCTCCCACCGCATCGCCCCCCTGGCCCAGCGG CTGAAGGAGTGCCCCTCCCTGCGCGTTCTGTCCGCTCCGCTCAGCGAGGCCCGGGATCGATACCGGGGGCTACAGGCACCGCACCCCCCAGTCCCACAGCACTATGACACCCTGAGG AGCCTGTATGAGCAGCTTGACTCGGCGCGGTGGTTGGTGGAGCCTCCTGTTAGCACGGCTCATGCTAGCTTCCGGCGCTTCCAGCG ctcCGAACTCAGCGCTCCCTCCCGATTGGACGTCCCACCTGCCTATTCGCCCCACCCCGCCCGTGTCCGCgtggccccctcccccccccgccgcggCGCCCCTCACTTAGAGCCCTCGCCATCCATGCGCCCCCTCGCTGACCTCCTATTGGCCGACAGCAGCGGCAGCGAATACCGGAGCAGCTTCTCCCAGGCACATCCCCGCGTCGACACCACCGTGTTGACCCCGGCCTCCTCCAATCAGGAGGGCTCTGGAACCCAGGGGGCGGGACCTCCACATCCGTCCGACGTCCGGTTGGCTGTCTTCGCCGTGCCCCAGATGTACGCTACCGAGAGTGACGGCTATGGCAGTGGGAGGCCGAGGGTAGTTTGA